The following coding sequences lie in one Mesotoga sp. UBA6090 genomic window:
- a CDS encoding BMP family ABC transporter substrate-binding protein yields the protein MKRLSLLLLMVMIATLAGAKFSVAILITGEIGGNAIYELVQKGALEIESDEIEIKIVEGGYNQSRWESILTGLAALDKYDLLMTFTEGMPASVRRVANMFPNQKFALLDGMIEDSLPNTYSVAFRDDEMTFLAGIFAGLVTSSRMPGANSEKVVGFIAGDTYPAMTNIMRPSFEKGVATIDPSIHVLFGIVGSWSDPSRGRELAAKQFDAGADVILSIAGGSGVGVIEEASVRGKYVITVDSNLISMNPSVILASFLKHMDLLVKETVSQASEGKLPFGSSKRVGIAEGMIDYTHDDPNFLSNVPEEIRSELAYWFERLKEKGVPAENE from the coding sequence ATGAAGAGATTATCCTTGCTTTTGCTGATGGTAATGATTGCCACTCTTGCTGGCGCCAAATTCAGTGTTGCCATTCTAATCACAGGTGAAATCGGCGGAAACGCCATCTATGAGCTCGTTCAAAAAGGTGCCCTCGAAATTGAGTCTGATGAGATCGAGATCAAGATCGTCGAAGGCGGGTACAATCAGTCAAGATGGGAATCTATTCTGACCGGTCTCGCTGCTCTGGATAAGTATGATCTTCTTATGACTTTTACAGAGGGAATGCCGGCAAGTGTGAGACGCGTTGCGAATATGTTCCCGAACCAGAAGTTTGCGCTTCTGGACGGAATGATTGAGGACTCACTTCCCAATACTTATTCAGTGGCGTTTAGAGACGACGAAATGACCTTTCTAGCTGGTATCTTTGCCGGTCTTGTCACTTCAAGCCGGATGCCCGGAGCAAATTCTGAGAAGGTGGTTGGCTTCATCGCCGGGGATACCTACCCTGCAATGACAAATATAATGAGACCTTCGTTCGAGAAGGGAGTGGCGACTATCGATCCCTCGATTCATGTTCTTTTCGGCATTGTTGGAAGCTGGTCCGATCCTTCAAGAGGAAGAGAGCTGGCTGCAAAACAGTTTGACGCAGGAGCGGACGTAATCCTTTCAATTGCCGGAGGAAGTGGTGTTGGAGTGATTGAGGAGGCATCGGTCAGAGGTAAGTATGTGATTACGGTCGACTCGAATCTCATATCGATGAATCCCTCTGTTATATTGGCGAGCTTTCTGAAGCATATGGATCTCCTTGTGAAAGAGACAGTATCTCAGGCAAGCGAAGGAAAGCTGCCGTTTGGCAGTTCAAAGAGGGTCGGCATTGCAGAAGGAATGATAGATTATACACACGATGATCCCAACTTCCTGTCTAATGTTCCGGAAGAGATTCGAAGCGAGCTCGCTTACTGGTTTGAGAGACTAAAGGAGAAAGGAGTTCCCGCTGAAAATGAGTAG
- a CDS encoding MurR/RpiR family transcriptional regulator, with the protein MSSLLQSYNEALHLLTGTEEKIVSFVINHPEQALEFSVHDLAARLEVSPSMIVKAAKKLGFTGYSQLKLAIASELNILVQREKSSVLIEDLEAYDELVSTTIKEAYSRLSEEVIEEAARVLSSSQIVDIYAFGFDAIAGHDLYLKMLQSGKRVRLIENGYEQMISAYSLESDSTVVAISSTGSSVDLMDALRFSKKAGASVVTITPSGSKLSNYSSINLESYYSKLVFPEGGLVTRIVQLMIVDVLYLKFLQISGTRFEERYSKFREVLDFKRRGTKKERD; encoded by the coding sequence ATGAGTAGCCTTCTGCAGTCCTACAACGAAGCACTTCATCTCCTAACCGGGACCGAAGAAAAGATTGTAAGCTTTGTCATAAACCATCCGGAGCAAGCTCTGGAGTTCTCAGTTCATGATCTCGCAGCACGACTTGAGGTATCTCCGTCGATGATCGTTAAGGCTGCAAAGAAGCTCGGGTTCACAGGCTACTCGCAACTGAAGCTGGCCATCGCAAGTGAGCTCAACATACTCGTCCAGAGGGAAAAGTCATCTGTATTGATCGAAGACCTAGAGGCATATGATGAACTCGTTTCAACGACAATCAAAGAGGCCTATAGTCGGCTTAGCGAGGAAGTAATAGAAGAGGCAGCAAGAGTTCTTTCATCGTCTCAGATCGTCGACATCTACGCCTTTGGCTTTGACGCTATCGCCGGGCACGACCTTTATCTAAAGATGCTTCAAAGTGGAAAAAGAGTGCGGCTAATAGAGAATGGATATGAGCAGATGATTTCTGCCTACAGTTTGGAAAGTGATTCAACAGTAGTCGCCATTTCTAGTACAGGAAGTTCCGTTGACCTTATGGATGCCTTGAGATTTTCTAAGAAGGCTGGGGCCTCTGTGGTTACAATAACTCCGTCCGGATCGAAGCTAAGCAATTATTCGAGCATCAACCTGGAAAGCTATTACTCCAAACTCGTCTTTCCAGAAGGCGGCCTCGTCACTCGAATCGTCCAGCTGATGATTGTAGACGTGCTCTATCTGAAGTTTCTTCAGATCTCCGGGACTAGGTTCGAGGAAAGATATTCAAAATTTCGAGAGGTTCTCGACTTCAAGAGAAGAGGAACAAAGAAAGAGAGGGACTGA
- a CDS encoding TetR/AcrR family transcriptional regulator: protein MRAKLSSRERIIKAARKAFAERGHDGVSMSEIAQMAGVKKALIYYYFPSKEDLFYEVWQYSIDELEDHVFSETRDENVYVSKLKRILRSYIDFITNKNEIKKIMDQERANLSRQDNESWKRVKDRYQLLKEKLSSAIDEAKIAQEISKDVDPDSAADLILNGFSVTEDPNGLESIREIIWRGLVSNSGE from the coding sequence GTGCGAGCGAAATTGTCTTCTAGAGAGAGGATTATAAAAGCCGCCCGGAAGGCCTTTGCGGAAAGAGGTCACGACGGCGTAAGCATGTCCGAGATTGCCCAGATGGCTGGGGTGAAAAAGGCCTTGATATACTACTACTTCCCCAGCAAAGAGGATCTGTTTTATGAAGTTTGGCAGTACTCGATAGACGAACTTGAAGATCATGTCTTTTCGGAAACAAGAGATGAGAATGTTTATGTGTCGAAGCTCAAGAGGATTCTAAGGTCATATATTGATTTCATAACCAATAAGAATGAGATCAAGAAGATCATGGATCAAGAGAGGGCGAACCTTAGCAGGCAGGACAACGAATCCTGGAAGAGGGTCAAAGATAGATACCAGCTTCTGAAGGAGAAGCTGTCCTCAGCTATAGACGAGGCAAAGATCGCTCAGGAGATTTCGAAAGACGTGGATCCCGACAGCGCGGCAGACCTCATATTGAATGGTTTCAGCGTAACGGAAGACCCGAACGGGCTAGAAAGTATAAGAGAGATAATCTGGAGGGGCTTGGTGAGCAACTCTGGAGAATGA
- a CDS encoding radical SAM protein, translating into MGIVESMKTSMLRQAGKYVGTLVRNSSTENIGKLFGTVAALTKEPTKSGLKKLTRMAEEEHPMIVSWQNVFKRSSPKAVEKAMTNLVVNEFALGEKIRQEKMLEHEVVIPKLVVISPTYACNLNCVGCYAGLYGRKYQLSKEEVSSIIRQANELGIYFFIITGGEPFVWPHLLEIFEEFNDSYFQVYTNGTLITKEVAKKLGELGNATFAVSVEGFEGETDWRRGRGVFLKIKQAWENLREAGVIYGTSVTATRLNHDVMMKDEFWQFLKDEGVAYAWVFQFMPVGMNPSMDLVPTPEQRYERFFKTEQERLGGDFAFVADFWNHGFLTNGCLAAGAKYIHVNAKGYVEPCVFQQFAVDSIREKSLLEIVKSPFFTAYKRMVPYSNNLFRPCPIIDNPKVLRAMVNKFNAIPQHDGSENVVTELAGQLDELAAGWKEYADKLYYEEGFAETHPAHRGVYDFDVRMRKYANNEEKLAIDKKP; encoded by the coding sequence GTGGGTATTGTAGAAAGTATGAAGACTTCCATGCTGAGACAGGCAGGGAAGTATGTTGGTACACTTGTCAGGAATTCTTCTACTGAGAATATTGGAAAATTGTTCGGAACTGTTGCGGCTTTGACGAAAGAACCAACAAAGAGTGGTTTGAAGAAACTGACTCGGATGGCCGAGGAAGAGCATCCAATGATCGTTTCCTGGCAGAACGTTTTCAAGAGATCGAGTCCTAAGGCCGTTGAAAAGGCTATGACCAATCTCGTTGTAAACGAGTTTGCACTTGGCGAGAAGATTCGTCAGGAAAAGATGCTCGAGCACGAAGTTGTGATTCCGAAGCTCGTAGTAATAAGCCCAACTTACGCCTGTAATCTTAACTGCGTGGGCTGTTACGCCGGTCTCTACGGTAGAAAGTACCAGCTTTCGAAGGAAGAGGTCAGTTCTATAATCCGGCAGGCAAATGAACTGGGGATTTATTTCTTCATCATTACCGGCGGTGAACCTTTCGTATGGCCGCATCTTCTCGAGATTTTCGAAGAGTTCAACGATTCTTACTTCCAGGTCTACACAAATGGAACGCTTATCACCAAGGAAGTTGCGAAAAAGCTCGGCGAACTTGGAAATGCCACATTTGCCGTCTCCGTAGAAGGTTTCGAAGGCGAGACCGACTGGAGAAGAGGACGCGGTGTCTTTCTTAAGATCAAGCAGGCGTGGGAGAATCTGAGAGAAGCCGGAGTCATTTACGGTACTTCGGTTACCGCAACCAGACTGAATCACGATGTTATGATGAAGGACGAGTTCTGGCAGTTCTTGAAGGACGAAGGCGTTGCTTATGCCTGGGTATTTCAGTTCATGCCAGTAGGTATGAATCCTTCGATGGATCTCGTTCCAACGCCTGAGCAGAGGTATGAGCGATTCTTCAAGACTGAGCAAGAGAGGCTTGGCGGAGACTTTGCATTCGTTGCAGACTTCTGGAATCACGGATTCCTTACGAATGGCTGTCTGGCCGCCGGCGCAAAGTATATTCACGTAAATGCAAAGGGTTACGTTGAACCTTGTGTCTTCCAGCAGTTTGCGGTTGACAGCATAAGAGAGAAGAGTCTTCTGGAGATTGTGAAGTCTCCATTCTTCACGGCATACAAGAGAATGGTGCCTTACAGCAATAATCTCTTCAGACCCTGTCCGATTATTGACAATCCGAAGGTTCTCAGAGCTATGGTGAACAAGTTCAATGCGATCCCACAGCATGATGGAAGCGAGAACGTTGTCACAGAGCTTGCCGGACAGCTTGACGAACTTGCAGCCGGCTGGAAGGAATACGCCGACAAACTCTACTACGAGGAAGGCTTTGCCGAGACCCATCCGGCCCACAGAGGGGTTTACGATTTCGATGTTAGAATGAGAAAGTACGCTAACAATGAAGAGAAGCTTGCTATAGACAAAAAACCTTGA